One window of Mesorhizobium loti R88b genomic DNA carries:
- a CDS encoding GMC family oxidoreductase has translation MQTYDFIIVGSGSAGSVLADKLSASGRFSVLVLEAGGTDRRFYVQMPLGYGKTFFDPAVNWNYKTEADPGLGGNVDHWPRGKLLGGSSSINAMVWIRGAREDFDDWRAAGNPGWGYDDLLPAFKALEDNEAGADTWRGTGGPLHISGTANAVHPLTKRYLAAGQQAGLPLNPDFNGASQEGVGTYQISTKNGRRMSAARAFLRPAMKRANVRVETNALATRILFEGKRAVGVEYLQNGETRTARAGREVILSSGSINSPQLLQLSGIGPSALLGGLGIPVVHASENVGANLQDHVGINYTFKGKVPTLNQILRPWWGKLLVGMQYILTRSGPLSLSMNHGGGFFRTDPTATRPNMQLYFQAFSTVIPRSGERPILTPDPWPGFSIGLSNCRPSSRGEIMIRSKNPLEYPKITANAYSTNADVEEMLAAVKFVRKIASMPAMAEIIAEEVLPGLSIQSDADLITDFRKRSGTVYHPVSTCRMGPDPQRSVVDPRLKVHGLEGLRVIDASIFPDNITGNTNAASIMTGWKGAELVLEDQK, from the coding sequence TACGTGCAGATGCCGCTCGGCTACGGCAAGACCTTCTTCGATCCGGCGGTCAACTGGAACTACAAGACCGAAGCCGATCCCGGTCTCGGCGGCAACGTCGACCACTGGCCGCGCGGCAAGCTGCTCGGCGGGTCGAGCTCGATCAATGCCATGGTCTGGATCCGGGGCGCGCGCGAGGATTTCGACGACTGGCGCGCCGCCGGCAATCCCGGCTGGGGCTATGACGATCTGTTGCCGGCCTTCAAGGCGCTCGAGGACAATGAGGCAGGCGCCGACACATGGCGCGGCACCGGTGGCCCGCTGCACATCAGCGGCACGGCCAACGCCGTCCACCCTCTGACAAAGCGCTATCTCGCCGCCGGCCAGCAGGCCGGCCTGCCACTCAACCCCGATTTCAATGGCGCTTCCCAGGAAGGCGTCGGCACCTACCAGATCTCGACCAAAAACGGCCGCCGCATGTCCGCCGCCCGCGCTTTCCTGCGCCCGGCGATGAAGCGCGCCAATGTCCGCGTCGAGACCAATGCGCTGGCGACCCGCATCCTGTTCGAAGGGAAACGCGCGGTCGGCGTCGAGTATCTGCAGAACGGCGAGACCAGGACGGCGCGCGCCGGCCGCGAGGTCATCCTGTCCAGCGGTTCGATCAACTCGCCGCAATTGCTGCAATTGTCCGGTATCGGTCCGTCGGCGCTGCTTGGCGGACTCGGCATACCGGTCGTCCACGCAAGCGAAAATGTCGGCGCCAATCTGCAGGACCATGTCGGCATCAACTACACCTTCAAGGGCAAGGTGCCGACACTCAACCAAATCCTGCGCCCCTGGTGGGGCAAGCTGCTGGTCGGCATGCAGTACATACTGACGCGGTCGGGTCCGCTGTCGCTGTCGATGAACCATGGCGGCGGCTTCTTCCGCACCGACCCGACAGCGACCCGCCCTAACATGCAGCTTTATTTCCAAGCCTTCTCGACCGTCATTCCGAGGAGCGGCGAGCGGCCCATCCTGACGCCCGATCCGTGGCCGGGCTTCTCCATCGGCCTATCCAACTGCCGCCCGTCGAGCCGCGGCGAGATCATGATCCGCTCGAAGAATCCGCTGGAGTATCCAAAAATCACCGCCAACGCCTATTCGACCAATGCCGACGTCGAGGAAATGCTGGCGGCGGTGAAGTTCGTGCGCAAGATCGCCTCGATGCCTGCCATGGCCGAGATCATTGCCGAAGAGGTTCTGCCGGGCCTGTCGATCCAGTCCGACGCCGACCTGATCACCGATTTCAGGAAACGCTCCGGCACCGTCTATCACCCGGTTTCGACCTGCCGCATGGGGCCTGATCCCCAGCGCTCCGTGGTCGATCCGCGTCTCAAGGTGCATGGCCTCGAAGGCCTGCGTGTCATCGACGCCTCGATCTTCCCCGACAACATCACCGGCAACACCAATGCAGCCTCCATCATGACCGGATGGAAGGGCGCCGAACTGGTTCTGGAGGACCAAAAATGA
- a CDS encoding mandelate racemase/muconate lactonizing enzyme family protein — protein sequence MKITDVKTWVVGNPPPGIGGKYFIFVKLTTDGGVVGYGEAYNATFSAHITAKLVEDMAERYLIGHDPHDIETFFRRAYSSGFTQRPDVTGMGCFSALEMACWDIVGKEANKPVYKLLGGQVHETLRSYTYLYPHTGSVHSEDVLGKNVYNDPDLAAACALEYVEQGFNAVKLDPAGPYTAFDGHQPRLLDIDVATRMVKAIREAVGTRADILFGTHGQFTASGALRMARAIEPYDPLWFEEPVPPDMPEVMAQVARGTSIPIATGERLTTKFEFARVIENRAATILQPDLGRSGGILETKKIAAMAEAYHIQIAPHCYCGPIVGAANIQLAVTLPNFLILESLKQWDGFHATLLKKKIEWQDGNVIPSKEPGLGVELNEAVCDAHPFTGKDLHLQMMQTPLMP from the coding sequence ATGAAGATCACCGACGTCAAGACCTGGGTTGTCGGCAACCCGCCGCCCGGCATCGGCGGCAAGTATTTCATCTTCGTCAAGCTGACCACCGATGGCGGCGTGGTCGGTTATGGCGAGGCCTACAACGCCACCTTCTCCGCCCACATCACGGCCAAGCTCGTCGAGGACATGGCCGAGCGCTATCTGATCGGCCACGATCCGCACGACATCGAGACCTTCTTCCGCCGCGCCTATTCCTCCGGCTTCACCCAGCGGCCTGACGTGACCGGCATGGGCTGTTTCTCGGCACTCGAAATGGCCTGCTGGGACATTGTCGGCAAGGAAGCCAACAAGCCGGTCTACAAGCTGCTTGGCGGCCAGGTGCACGAGACCTTGCGCTCCTACACCTACCTCTACCCGCACACCGGCAGTGTCCATTCCGAGGACGTGCTCGGCAAGAACGTCTACAATGATCCGGACCTCGCCGCTGCCTGCGCGCTCGAATATGTCGAGCAGGGTTTCAATGCCGTCAAGCTCGACCCGGCCGGCCCCTACACCGCTTTCGACGGCCATCAGCCGCGCCTGCTCGACATCGATGTCGCCACCCGCATGGTCAAAGCGATCCGCGAAGCGGTCGGCACCCGCGCCGACATCCTGTTCGGCACGCATGGCCAGTTCACCGCATCGGGCGCGCTGCGCATGGCGCGCGCCATCGAGCCCTACGATCCCTTGTGGTTCGAGGAGCCGGTGCCGCCTGACATGCCCGAAGTGATGGCGCAGGTCGCGCGCGGCACATCGATCCCGATCGCCACCGGCGAGCGACTGACGACCAAGTTCGAATTCGCCCGCGTCATCGAGAACCGCGCCGCGACCATCCTGCAGCCGGACCTCGGCCGCTCCGGCGGCATTCTCGAAACCAAGAAGATTGCCGCCATGGCGGAGGCCTACCACATCCAGATCGCCCCGCATTGCTATTGCGGGCCGATCGTCGGTGCCGCCAACATCCAGCTGGCGGTGACGCTGCCCAATTTCCTGATCCTGGAATCGCTGAAGCAGTGGGACGGTTTCCACGCCACGCTTCTGAAAAAGAAGATCGAGTGGCAGGACGGCAATGTCATCCCGTCGAAGGAGCCAGGGCTGGGCGTCGAGCTCAACGAAGCAGTCTGCGATGCGCATCCCTTTACCGGCAAGGACCTGCATCTGCAGATGATGCAAACGCCGCTGATGCCGTGA
- a CDS encoding NAD(P)-dependent oxidoreductase: MSESYAFIGLGHLGGNLAASLIRNGFAVTVFDRDPAAVERLVALGATEAGSPAEAAARAGNAITCLPSPKVSEAVLAGPGGLLEGLAPGGTWIEMSTNGRDEIIRLAALASAKGIETLECPVTGGVHLAAVGKITALVGGDAALYERHRPAIEAMCAKSFLMGPIGSAAVIKVITNMLAFIHLVAAGEALMLAKQGGLDLAQSYHAIVASSGNSFVHETESQLILNGSYDIGFTMDLALKDLGFALAMGEQSGVPLDLATRVNAIFQQGKEAYGGGAWSTQIVKLLEDTVGTDLRAPGFPARLEI; the protein is encoded by the coding sequence GTGAGCGAAAGCTACGCCTTCATCGGCCTTGGCCATCTCGGTGGCAACCTAGCCGCCAGCCTGATCCGCAACGGCTTTGCCGTCACCGTCTTCGACCGCGACCCCGCCGCCGTTGAGCGCCTCGTTGCGCTCGGCGCGACCGAGGCTGGCAGCCCCGCCGAGGCGGCTGCGCGGGCTGGCAATGCCATCACCTGCCTGCCCTCGCCCAAGGTGAGCGAAGCGGTGCTGGCCGGCCCGGGCGGATTGCTGGAAGGCTTGGCCCCAGGCGGCACCTGGATCGAGATGTCGACCAATGGCCGCGACGAGATCATCCGCCTTGCCGCCCTCGCCTCGGCCAAAGGCATCGAGACGTTGGAGTGTCCGGTCACCGGTGGCGTGCATCTGGCGGCGGTTGGAAAAATCACCGCGCTGGTCGGCGGCGATGCCGCCCTCTACGAACGCCACCGACCGGCCATCGAAGCGATGTGCGCGAAGTCGTTTCTGATGGGGCCGATCGGTTCGGCGGCGGTGATCAAGGTGATCACCAACATGCTGGCCTTCATCCATCTCGTCGCCGCCGGCGAAGCACTGATGCTGGCCAAACAGGGCGGGCTCGACCTCGCCCAGAGCTACCACGCCATCGTTGCCTCCTCCGGCAACAGCTTCGTCCACGAGACCGAAAGCCAGCTCATCCTCAACGGCTCCTACGACATCGGCTTCACCATGGACCTGGCGCTGAAGGACCTCGGCTTCGCGCTCGCCATGGGGGAACAATCCGGCGTGCCGCTCGATCTCGCCACGCGCGTCAACGCGATCTTTCAGCAAGGCAAGGAAGCCTATGGCGGCGGTGCCTGGTCGACGCAGATCGTCAAGCTGCTGGAAGATACGGTCGGCACCGACCTGCGTGCGCCCGGCTTCCCGGCCAGACTGGAAATCTGA